The genomic segment AGCTTGGAAATTTCGGGCACAGTTACTGACACAAAAGGAGAACCAATCCCTGGGGTAAGCATTGCTGTCAAAAATTCCGGCAGAGGTACTATTGCTGATGAATCGGGTAAGTTTTCCCTTTCTGTTCCAAATGCTCATTCAGTTTTGGTTTTTTCTTCAATTGGTTATAAAACAATGGAAGATCTTGCCCTTAATGTAAAAGGGAAGGTTATCCATTTGTCTGAAGAACAGGCCAATAAATTAAATGAAGTTGTAGTAATCGGTTATGGAACCTCTAAGCGAAAAGATCTTACGGGATCGGTGGGAACGACCAATGTGGAATCTATGGTTAAGGCCCCTGTATCCTCTTTTGATCAGGCTTTTGCTGGCCGTGTTGCCGGTGTTGTTGTAACTTCAAATGACGGACAGCCTGGCGCTGCCTCACAAATTACCATCAGGGGTGGATCTGTTTCGCAGGATGCCTCTCCATTGTTTATTATTGATGGGTTTCCTGTGGAAAACATGGATATCAATTCTATCAATCCTAATGATATAGAATCTATGGACATCTTGAAAGATGCTTCTTCAATTGCCATTTATGGTGCCAGAGGTGCTAACGGAGTTATTATCATCAATACCAAAAGGGGTTCCATC from the Bacteroidota bacterium genome contains:
- a CDS encoding TonB-dependent receptor plug domain-containing protein, with protein sequence MPFFLLITQLGFSQQGSLEISGTVTDTKGEPIPGVSIAVKNSGRGTIADESGKFSLSVPNAHSVLVFSSIGYKTMEDLALNVKGKVIHLSEEQANKLNEVVVIGYGTSKRKDLTGSVGTTNVESMVKAPVSSFDQAFAGRVAGVVVTSNDGQPGAASQITIRGGSVSQDASPLFIIDGFPVENMDINSINPNDIESMDILKDASSIAIYGARGANGVIIINTKRGSIGTPTVTYNFSLGFQHDVNRVKVMNPYDFVKLQLDLDSIASTPANPVTRFHQVYLDPTNGITLDSYKNQKGYDWQDLIMRTGYTQSHS